GATTTAATGAGCAGAAGTGTTATGGGTAACAAGAAAGAAGTAAATTACAACAAAAGGATTTAATGAGCAGAAACTGTATGGGTGGAAGTGGAACGTGGGGTGGCCCGTGGCCTGATTATTGTGCTCTAGTACTTCCATAGCCCGTACTTGAGTCATTCACTCATTCACGTGCTGTTGTGAACTAGCAGGACTCCCCCGCGCTACGCGGCGGGAGTTTGATTGTTTTTCTCTGTGCTATGTGGCGCAACTTTGGTCGTTATCGGCTCGACTAATCAGAAAACCATAAAAGCAAAGATCGATAAAAACGATTATCGATACCGGTTTTGATAATAAcaattaaaaaaggaaaaaaaaattatCCCCGCGCTACGCGGCGGGAGTTTGATTCTTTTTCCCGTGCTACATGGCGTGACTTTGGTCGTTATCGACTCGACTCATCGGAAACCATAAAAGTGAATATCGATCCCGGGGTTTTCCCACGTGTTACGCGGCAGGAATATGATCGGTTTTCCTTGTTATCACACGATTTGACTTAGGTCGTTACCGGCTCGATTCATCGAAAAAACATAAAAGCGGACATTGATAGCGGTTCCAATAATACCAATTAAAAAGATTATAAAAAAAGGTTTTGCTCATCGTGCTACGCGGTGGGAGTTTGATCGTTTTCCCCCTTACTACTCAATGTGACTTTGATCGTTATATGCTCTACTCATTGAAACCCTAAAAGTGAATATCAATACCCATTTGAATGGTatcaatagaaaaaaaaaaataaaaaaaccactAAAGTAAAAACtataaaagacaaaagaaaaaaaaaacactattcaTAAGCCTCTTCATGATTTGTTATTATACTAGATTGTTGTCATGgaccgcgcgttgcggcggtgaCGCCTTGATTGTTTAAAGTTAGTGCCTTGGAGGCACATTATGTGAAGCGTTAACTATATGAAAACGTGTGTTTCAGCCTATTCGATCTAAAGCATTGTTGTTACATAAGAAATAGAATCGAACCCGAGTTGGTTTGTTTAGTGAGCATCTCACCTAACTACTACACTACACTTATCTTTGCATCAAGACTTAGCGACGTCAAAACGTAcaaatcgaatttatatcgttGAAGGAAAACGTGTTATATGTGACACGACTCGTTTCTGAACATTGTTTACGTCAAAACATAGATTACCCGAAAACGTATGCAAAAATagtatgaaaacatattatatttgaccagaATCTTTTCGAAAAAACTATGAAACATGAATTTTTATCGATTAAACATAAATATATACCAACACATATATTTAAACTTCAAGACGCAGACCATCTGAAAATGTACATAACAGAGGCGTCATTGAGAATTCATGTATCCTGTTCAAGATTGAAAAAATGTACCCTTCtgttatgttttgttattatttaaaaaagatCAAATCAGTATTGGGCTTAATAAACCTAATTCcaagtgggctaaattctaaaccataaaaaatgatttCTAAATGGGCATATATTGAAAgtggtatgtgtttactatttaaaaaaataacatatacgtATCGGATTTTTCTTTAAAATCGCATGCTCCTCTAAATCGTAggccttgtgcggaggtcctccccgcacaccatcaaagcctcccatggtacataaaaataagcatgcaTTGTGAATTTAcaccgacacgtacataaaaataactACTTTcgaaaatagtttttttttaagcTAAATAATGAAAATACGTGGGTAAATTTAAAGGTTAGAACTCAAGGGGTAAAAATGTCAATTTCAAAAGTTTAAGGATTGTTTTGTGAAGTTTTAAAGTTTATttgctattttgtctttttgaAAGGGGCTTTTTATGTCAAGTGTCAAACTTAAGGGTGTTAGTTTGTTGGTGAGGAAACCTCGCCGACCTTTCTTTTTAAGTTAtagataaaataatataattaggACCATATGCCAACAATTGCGTTATGTGTTTATCTTTATTACATTAGTCCAACAAAGTAAACAATATATGAATCTTAAAAGGGGATTATAGTTGTCTTAATATAGTTCGTACTCAACTCGTTcgattatttttattatttatcaatGAAAGCACACAAATTACAATAACCTTCATCTATTTAGGATTAGGGGCGGTCATCACTTGTACAAATTAGGGATGAGCTCGATACCAtccggtaccgataccgaaagaaccggtaccgaaaatctccaaaagtgggtaccggtaccgaatatacccggttcagtaaattcggtaccgataccaggaacgatttgctcatccctagtacAAATTCCATCACTcccaacatccaatcaagttctgccatgtcatcaaccattattccatcactcacaacctttttagtggaaatggtcatcactcaccaccacacccaacaatttccccccaaccaacaatttccCTCACAACAATCAAAAGATAACGCGTCAAAAATATAACGGAATTTAGTTACATGCGTGATGGAGAGGGGTGGCGGTGGTGTTTGGGCTTTTCCACGCGTAGAAAACTTCCATCACGGACAAAATTCTCACCGCCCCGGGTGGCCTTATACTAAACACTTTATAATCCTAACCCAACTCAAACTCTATTTAAATACTAAAATAACCAACAAGATAAACATATAACCTCATCGTTACCGGTTCACCACTGAGCCGTTATAATTTGTTGCCCTTTCGAATTGTCTTTGATCAATCAACATTGCCACCAAATTTTGTCGATAGCTACCCAATTAACCTCACAATTACCTCGCCACTATCCAGTGtcgaagcttgacccgaatgacgggagggtcgaaaacgtatatagcCAAAAATTTCTAAACGGAAACTATATATAAcattactgagcgaaaagttcgggggtcgggcgcccccagccccttctatacttcgcccctGCCACTATCAGGGATTTCCACCGCCGAACCAACAGAAGCTTAGCTGCCATTGCTTCACCATACCATGACACACAACAACCTTGTTGTAGCTGTACCCTAGCTTGATGGCCGTGCTACTGATTGTCATTTTCTACCATCAAGTAAATCCCATGCAAATTATTTACAAACAACCCATGAAGTCTCATGTGTAATAAATTGCATTCGAATAACAGAGTTCCCACTGTAATTAATTCAACACTAGATTTTTAAAAGCATCACCATGGACCCTCTTTTTTATATATAGCAACCAGTTTTAATAACAGCCATTCAATATATCTCATAAAAACACAATTacattttaaataattaaaaataataaaaaaaaaacaaaaataaaagtcATTTTGAGGGGGTGTAAAATTAAATAGAAAATAGAAAAAATAACCCCTCGTTTGGGTACGTACCACCTAACAACTCACCCCTATTCAACCACtcaattattaatattatttcaATTCAATCCGCCCTTCCATAATTCATTCATTCAACCTCAATTTGCCCACCAAACCATGGATGATTTTCTTGTTCTTtcaccttcttcttcttcctccatTGTCTACCACACACCACCCCCACCCTGCAACCAGAAGCTCCAATTCCTCCTCCAAACCCAACCCCACCACCCATGGGCCTACGCCATTTTCTGGAAAACCATCAACCAAGACGACGGTCGTCTCGCTTTAACCTGGGACGACGGTTACTTCCTCCAATACCCAAACAAACCACTTACAAAAGACACCCACTCCCCAAACGACTCTGACTGGTTCTACGTCGTCTCATTGACTAGAACATTCACTTTCGACGACGACTCCTCAACACCAACAAAAGCCCTACTCTCCAATACAACCGTCTGGTTGACGGGTGCTCATAATCTGTTGTCAATTGATTGCGAGAGAGCTAAGGAGGCTCATATTCATGGGTTGGAGACGCTGGTTTATGTTCCCACTTCTAATGGGGTGGTGGAAGTGGGGTCTTATCATGTTGTTGATCAGATGGGGTCTGATTTGGCCCATCAGGCTCAGTCGTTGTTTGGTGCTGGATCTTCTTGTTCTTCTTCGTCTTCTCCTCCGGCTACTGTACTAAAAGTTGTTAGAAAAAATGTGATTTCGTTTGGGGATGTGGATGTGGATGTGGATGTGGTGGCTGGCTTGCCGGAAGAGGAGAGTATGAATGTTATTGATTTTGGAGAATCTGTTATGGGTCAACAAGTCAACAAATCTGGAAAGATAGGAAGGTAATATAACATATAAAAGAATTAATTACATGGTTAATTTCCAATTAACGGTTTGGTACGAAATTTTACAAACTCTTTCACTACTAGTATCACACAGGTATTAACCATGTAATTAATTCTACAAATAATTTTACCTATATGTACTATTGGTGAAACAATTTATAAAAGTTGGTATAAATAGTATAATTTCCAATAAATAGGTATGAAAATAGTAAAACGGGTAAATTACATGTACTAACCATGTAATTAATTTTATATAAAAAGATTTGATTAAATGTTTATCACAAGAATGCCGTTagaaaataattaaataataatcaaaatcaatgttATCACTtgattaaaaaaaagaaatatgttTCTCTGTATTGTGGCGTACGGATcgtattaaaaaaaataaagaaacggTGATATTTTTGTAAATAGTGTAATTATGTTGCAACAAAACTGAGTTGTAAAGTAGAGTAATAATTATTACATTACCAATTTTGATATAGTTTGGTTACACTATTATGGTAGCGTTTTTTTTATGGAATgaaatggaattaggaagtttttctttgtaaaattgatcttggttgggggagggaggaatttgaaatccaatgaatttctttaattaatgaaatttgtgactatttcaacattcattccattccttcattagagtgaaggatttctaaggaatgttgaaa
The Helianthus annuus cultivar XRQ/B chromosome 6, HanXRQr2.0-SUNRISE, whole genome shotgun sequence genome window above contains:
- the LOC110864852 gene encoding transcription factor MYC2 isoform X1 — encoded protein: MDDFLVLSPSSSSSIVYHTPPPPCNQKLQFLLQTQPHHPWAYAIFWKTINQDDGRLALTWDDGYFLQYPNKPLTKDTHSPNDSDWFYVVSLTRTFTFDDDSSTPTKALLSNTTVWLTGAHNLLSIDCERAKEAHIHGLETLVYVPTSNGVVEVGSYHVVDQMGSDLAHQAQSLFGAGSSCSSSSSPPATVLKVVRKNVISFGDVDVDVDVVAGLPEEESMNVIDFGESVMGQQVNKSGKIGRNRKPAMPSSDTTSEQSDSDCQLVLAHAKKPGVKRKGKDPPLNHVEAERQRREKLNQRFYSLRSVVPNVSKMDKASLLADAVCYINELKDRVEELESKLQEVKYHPKLKKVKVEMAETIVENHNTVVSVVKPKGINSCNKVGNKNKTIGVEVEVKMVGEDAMIRVQSGNKDWPSAKLMDALREMEAKVHHASMSCVNDVMLQDVVIRIPGATEDEVKSHLVARLNH
- the LOC110864852 gene encoding transcription factor MYC2 isoform X2, translated to MDDFLVLSPSSSSSIVYHTPPPPCNQKLQFLLQTQPHHPWAYAIFWKTINQDDGRLALTWDDGYFLQYPNKPLTKDTHSPNDSDWFYVVSLTRTFTFDDDSSTPTKALLSNTTVWLTGAHNLLSIDCERAKEAHIHGLETLVYVPTSNGVVEVGSYHVVDQMGSDLAHQAQSLFGAGSSCSSSSSPPATVLKVVRKNVISFGDVDVDVDVVAGLPEEESMNVIDFGESVMGQQVNKSGKIGRKPAMPSSDTTSEQSDSDCQLVLAHAKKPGVKRKGKDPPLNHVEAERQRREKLNQRFYSLRSVVPNVSKMDKASLLADAVCYINELKDRVEELESKLQEVKYHPKLKKVKVEMAETIVENHNTVVSVVKPKGINSCNKVGNKNKTIGVEVEVKMVGEDAMIRVQSGNKDWPSAKLMDALREMEAKVHHASMSCVNDVMLQDVVIRIPGATEDEVKSHLVARLNH